Genomic segment of Cottoperca gobio chromosome 6, fCotGob3.1, whole genome shotgun sequence:
aaatgttcCATTCAGTGTTCTTGCTGTAAACATGTGTACTAATTATGACTAATGTGGTAGAAAAATACAAGTAACTATCAGTCAATACAAAGAGGGAATAAGTCATTCACAAGACCTTTGAGATTACttaattcatattaaaataattatactgtacaAGATGTAAGTCTGGCACTTTTGGCAGCCTATCAGCGAAATTTGTGTCTGGCTCTTGAACCGACATTGAGGTCGGACTTCATTGTCTACTCCTCATTGTAGTGCATTCATCCTAGCCTGGGCTTGTTTGAGTTCTGtagaaacaaagaggaaaataatCATCACAAAATAATTATGGCTaataaaatagtttgaaatGGAAGAACTTTGCGAAAATAACTGCGATTTGACAAGATGCAGAACTAACCTGCAAGCAAGACTCTGAACTTGTtggcagaaacagaaacaacagtcGTCTCTGTTGAGCCTGACTCGGCTCCTTGTGCTTGCAGTTTAAGCTGAATCAGCGGTTCATTCACTTCCTTCAGCTCACTGGAACTCAGTGTGTAGTCGATACGCCAAGACACGGCCTCCAGTCTTCCCACTAAAATTCAACACAGGGCAGAATTGATGGCACCTGTCAGCCCGAAACCTCACAAAAGAACAGCTCTCATCATCAATATTGTATGTACTTTGTAAAAGGAAAAGATGGACAGAAACACTTACATCGCAGACTCGTCTCTCTTAGTTTGCCTTGCAGCGCGGAATGCTTGTCTTCATATGATTTGCAGAGCCCTGTTGTGTGTTCTAAAATAATGGATGGGTGTATGTAATTAATAGTAAAGTCAAGATTTGATTGAAGTGTATAATCACATGAAAGAGTTTAAACACACTATTAGCAGAAGTACTGTGCCAGCACATTAATACAGTAAGTAACCGATCAATAACAGAAAAAAGTACTTGCCAAAATGTACTTGAAAAGCAGTTAACATCTACAAATAAAGCAGAGatcttaacattttaaaaagagtatCTCAAGTTGGCGGGGAGTCAACTGTGATTGTTTTATACATCAATGCACAGAAGTCACACCACCAACCCCATCAATCAGCACTGTCCACACTGTACATTGTGCATTGTGCCTTGACAGTGTTACCTTTGAGTTCCAGCTTCCAGAGtgcagtttttttaatctaatttagTTACACAATAGACAATTATGCCATGAGGTAAACtccaacaataacacaatagGCAATTTCCCCTGCTTGGAATTATATTCTGAGCACAGttgaatattaaaacaatgtgcAGTTAAAGAAATTGGTCAGGTGGTGTTTTTCCACCTTTGCCCTGCATAATTATCCAacataattatctttttttttttttaatactaaaCAGGGGGAACCCCAGTGAACTAACCTTTAGGCAGAccgagctgctgcagctcactgGACAGAGATTCACTGTCAACATCATGTTTGGCTGCACTGGAGAAAATGAAGCTGAGCACTGCCACACTAGCTTTGATGTCTCCGCTCTCTGCAAGATGGATTGAAttgaattaatgttttataacaaAAAATGCAACGCAAGTATGACTGTTTTATTAGCTTGTGTGTAAAGTATGAGTTAGATTTAAATGCAGTACTAGCAGTAGTGGTATATAATTAAGTAGGCATGCATTTACTCATGTATTCTACTCAGGAACTATTTTGCAGTACTGGTACTTTGAGTTTTTAATGCTCTCTTGTACTTCCAtgtcactacatttcagaggcaaatatttttgcatttatttgacagctgaaGTTAGTCTGCAAATTAAGAtgttacacacaaaacatatgatgagcTTATAAAACTTGATTCATTGTACTACCCAAGCagtaatttaaatttaaaaatctACTAATACTTCTGTACGTTTAATGAAGACATATGTTTTAATGACGACCCTTTATTTTTAATGGACTATTTCTATACTGTGGTGTTGCTACTttgtaacatttgtaaaatatatgcAGTATGAGGGAGACTTACCAAACTTTGCATCTGCAGTAAGCTTTGTAACCTTGTCATACtaagataaaagaaaagataGCTCTGATCAGTCTGAGTGAACTGTGAATATAACGAGAAGTCAGTGATGATGTGGAAATATGTTCAAAATCTTACATCAATGTCATCCCCGAGCAAATCCTTCAGCACTTGAGCACAGAGGAGTTTCATTTTGACACTTGACTGTTACATTAGTGAATCAGAAAAACACAAGTATTAGTACATAAAAACCACAAAGCATAAACTTACACTAAACAGGTAATATTATTACTCACAATTTTTGCTAATGTGCTGATTTCGGCAAGTACCCAGTCTGGGCAGTCCAAATCACCACAGAAACGGAACCGCTACAACAGACAAGACAtcatacatgttgtttactggaCTGTACACTCCTTAAACACTGTAACACTAGCATTTAACCTACATTAACCATCCATCAATAAAAGCTACTGACTAGGTTAGCCTGATAGCTAACTAAAAGACGTACTAAACATCGATAGTATTAATGTGAATAATTACCTAAGACATTTATAAATCATGCAATAAAAATGTCCTATGAATAAATTGGCCTCCAAATAATCAAACTAGTGTCAAATAATACGATTATTAAACGTGTTACCATGGCTGTGTGAGTCAGCTGATCGGTTGTACACTGAAAAACTGGCCCGGAAGTGCTTTCTGCTTCCTCAGATCTGATTGGACGATGGAAAGATGGGCGTTCCTTAAGATGGTCCTGATGTTTGATGGCATCATGGGTACAGATAGgcagatactttattcatcccgagggacaTTTAGACATTTAGTAGCTTAAagacatataacatataacattacacatctgcccccccccctccctccattaaaaagtaagtaacaataaaaaataaaaaaaagcgaTAAAGgctttacattataaatacaaaagtaaaaatacaggctgttataaataattacaaaagtacactgcaacattgaccactgtttttgttttatggtttaACAGGGACAGCAGTAATAAGGGTATATCCCAAGTCTCTTAAATTACATCCACTTTTCCCTGACTTGCGTCTTTTCCTTGTGTCATGGAGAGACCaagcgaggagagaggaaatgtgttttagataAATGAGACGTCCTTTCCTCTGAAGCGTCAATTGAAGTGACGTCAGTTTCTAATGTTGGCGATcacagctggagcagctgtCAGCCGGCTTTTACAGCTGTAGAGATGTTTGACTCAAAGGTCTCTACAGCTGTAAAAGCCGGCTTCCTCCGTCAAAAGTTTTGACGGAGGAAGTCTCTGCACAAGTGCTCTGTGCTAATATTAATAAAGGCACACAGATAtcactgccagagcagcagcagcctgtttCCTGTTTAACAAACACCTGTACCTGATTAACAATTAGCATTCTGCATATAGGCCTACAGCATTTACAGTTCGTTAAATTAAATTACCCTTACAAAAAAGGTCCtggtgtactgtgtgtgtattatacATGTGGGATGCTGTTTCTTAAGCACTGAGTGATGCTAGTGTTGTGTTGACGACACCCCTCCGCTCACCCTTCCCTTTCCAAGCGTGACGGAAAACCTTCTGTGACTTTCAGGAAACGTAAAAACTCaaaaggccctctctagagccGGAGTTAGGTTTGTCTGTTCTgtgctactgtagaaacatgaaGGTGCAACAAGGTGCACTCTCTAtatagatatgaagggctcattctaagcaAAAACAACCATTCTTGATTatacaatgaaaacatagttattaataataagGTAAGAAGTAAAAGAGGAAGACAGATCTTATTATATCCGATCTGTTCTTGATCGTGCCTGCATGGTTCATCTCTCAGATCCAGTTACAAAAAACAGAAGCACTTGCAAAAGCAAGTTAAATTTACAATTCCGGACAAGTTATATTAGAAGATCCTTTGCAATATGCAAAGCGACCCATGCAGTGTATACGGActagaataaaaaacaagatgtcAAGCTGAAAATGAAAGATCATGTACCACCTGTAACTCCGTGCggatatttgtatatttatcaGAAACATATAGGAGGAAAGGAAATATCAGTcagtgtgaaaatgtttttagatcAAATGAGTCAGTAAATCCAGTAAACAGAGTCTGGTTTCCAAGCATAATTTGTCctataaatattgtaaataagtACTTAAGGTTACAACATAGTTTACATCACCTAATGCCTTTGCTGTGGGCTCTTTGTAGAATATAACAGGCCGCAACTACCACCTCTGTATGTCAAGAGCAATCAGATATGATTACACTCATATTAATGAGTTTcatcaacatgttttatgtctttgctgTGATTCTTATAGTTGTAGTTTTAATATGCATTCAAATGGTCCTTGTTGGAAGCTGCATCACGCCCACCGCATAAGGCCCCGCCTATCGGGAAATATGCGGAGAAGACACAGTACACCTGCTGTTAACACAGGTCGTCATTCAGCGACTGAAGCACATCTGAGGCAGAAAATGATgcgatttattttcatttgtatcTGGCATGCTGGGTATTCTCAACTAGTTCTTAATTCGCCGATTCTTGGATCTAAAAACAACCCCAGACTTCTGAGCAAAGGTACCGTTCACGTGTCACTTCTTCGCCGCTATGACTGCAATGTTTTAGATTTCTTCATGTAAAATGTCTCAAATAAATCCGTGTAGATGTTTAGAAAAGTCAGCTACAGAGTTATTCCTGTCTTTAAATCCTTTTTAAGTACGCTAAGATCTAGTTCCGTTTAGATGTCCCGATTCTCCAGAGGGAATGACTGAGAGTAGATGCACAACGTTTTGTCTGTACAGTCATATGATAATAATGTGATGCTTTCCCCCCTCAGATATTATTTGTGGTGAATTAGAGTACCAAGTCTACCAGAATCACAGTGTGTTCTTCTATCACGAGGACTCTGGGGAGATGTATATTGGGGGGACTGGTTTTGTGTTGAAACTTGATGTGGATGACTCTCGTATAATAGAGGtgggtgtttcttttttgtgtgtttatttacatgttaAGTCTTCATCTCATGGTTTATTGATGGGCTGCCAGATAGATTTCTGTGTGAATCATGAGATTAGCAGTGGATTGTGTGATGCAGCTTGTGTCatcataataatattgttaCAGGAGGAGTGTGTCTGGCACAGCTAACATGTAGTTTCAAGGCAGGAGGAGAATGCTTATTAACTGCTGGTGGTGAACAGATGTCACAAATAGACCCTCGTGACATACACAAgtttctataatattataatctAGAAAAGTCAAATAACGTGACTTTTGTTTAATCAGTGATcaagaatgaataaataatgagctTGATTGATTGAAATTAAAAGCAAATGGCCATCAGTTTTGACCATAAGACAGACATACGTAGGTCTTCATTTAACTAATGGATACTTGtctggaggagcagctggacCTACTTAAGAGGGAGACATTATCTTgagtggatttatttttgtctaaGAAAGAATACCTGAGGGAGAAAACCTTtcagatttattgtttttatctatCATCCAGCTATTTCAGACATGAAAACACCCATATTTTAGGGCAGAGCATAAAGTGCAACATTCTTTATTGGTTAGTAAATGATAAGgtgatgtttaaaatgttcattttctcttcatACTGTCTCATTTAAAACTACCCTCAAGTGAAACCTTTGTTAAATGTCCACCAATTGGTGTCCCCCTGCAGAAATTTCCTCTGAAAACCCCTGAGCAACAAGAGTGCCGAGAGGTCAGTAACTAGAGAGTGATGGTTTATGTGATCAGAAATGACTGCTCaacaggtttttaaaaagaaaaacataatcaGTTCTGTGTGGTGACTTTGCAATAACAGCCTCTGTATTTGCAGGGCCAATGTGAAAATGTCATCACAGTGATAGAGAAGTTTCAGGACAGCCTGTTTGTCTGTGGAACAAATGGACACACACCGCAGTGTTGGAAGCTTGTGAGTTTTTGCACACATCTCTGAATACGTTACACTTTATGTACATTTGCCTGACATACTGCTGGTATTGTGGTTTAGTTAATTTACTGGCAACGCGGCAAAGCTGATTAATGCATGGAGCTTCTTGGTGTCTGAATACACTTGAATTAGCATCATGTCTGTAATTTCAGTCAGGTGTTGGGTGGCTGGTGTTTTGGTATTCTTCCGTCACGACTAAGTAACACAATATTCTGTTCACTTTCTGTGGTTCTACAGTTTTCTTCAGTGAACAACCAGTCTCATGAAATAGTGGAGAGTTATGAGGGGACGGGCATCTCTCCATTTGTTTACACACATAACTCCATATCCCTCTCAGTAGGTAAGTGAAGCACAGCTTCCTGCACAACCATACAGTAGCTCATGTTTTTGTAGGTTTAAAAATGCGACTCTGGTCTGCAGACTTATGTAACTGCATCAAGTCACGTGTGATAGAGTTGGCAACCAGTGCactttcacagaaatataactTCTCATTAATTGAACATCTATTTCTTCCTTTTCATGTGATATCTCTGCTATTTTTAGAGGGGGATCTTTATTCAGCAGCGCCTTTGGATACTGATGGAAGTTCATTGCAATTCAGAAGGAAAGCTGGAAGCAGAACTAATGTCTGGATGTATGACAAGTGGCTCTCAGGTGGGCACATGACTAAAGTCATTTCATAATGTAGGATCaatgcacaaataaaaacataaacagggAAAATCAGCAAGAATTACTGATGTGAtcctgtgtgttgcagctgATTAGTATCAGTTTGTCGTGAAACTGTTAATTTCTTGACTCCCACGTACACCTctatttatcttttgtttttgtctcacaTGCCAAGCATTTTCATCACTTGATGTGTGTTGGTACGGCACTGCACTGTAAACAGTGAAGCAGCTTGGTAAACATGTCCTCCTCTCACAGAGCCCACGTTCATCTCTGCAACCTGGGTGCAGCGGAGAGAAGACCCTGACAATGAGAAAATCTACATCTTTTTCCGGGAAAAGAACTCAGATCCCAACCGGGAGGCTGACCCCTGGATATCGAGGGTTGCCAGAGTTTGTAAAGTACGCTGAACACTGAACTAGAAAATTCCCTAAAACCTCTTCAGTTCTATTTAGGCTAATATTGATATTGCAAACACGAGTTAGTATTGATGGtataaatatttgatattattcAACCCAACCCTAGTTCCAGCATGGCCTTTGGTCTGGTTATATGAAAGAATCAGCATGTGAATGTTGATAAAAAGTCATGTAATATGATAAAAAGCACCTTTTGGacctactaaatggaccttgacgtgagattattttgtcaaccgTTGTTCCccaggtcaagaatgaacttctAAATTGACTTTAAACACGAACGGAAACCGATCATCCAGGCATTCATTAGGTTTATATTgcaatacataaataaatacatttcgcATGATAAGCTCACACACAATTATTCTTCTAGTTTCTATTCcaataaacagacaaacagttaAATAGTGGGACGCTCCAGCAGAGTTTTATGTTAATGTTCTATGTGAGCGTTGGCTGTGCCTCCTACAGTAACCCCTCCTGAATTTTCCAGACAACGGAGATGAAAGGCCAAAGtattgttttcaatgtttatagTCTGGTCTCAGGCTGTCATCATGGATAATATGATAACCTTTtacaaaattaattatttagttgCACTgtgctaaaaaacaaaacaaagggagATGGAATTACAGTTGGCAAAATGATATCCTGCAATTATGTGATTACAATGCCCGGCTTTGTCAAAGGCATACACATAATTAATGCAGCACATCGGCAGCACAGTCCACCTACACCAATGAATCaggcttcttcttcctccatcaGCTATGTGGTGAAACACAATCTTTTCAACACCCTTGTTGAAACTAAACCTGCGTTAACAGCGTTTAGGTGTTTTGATCCAGGTGTTTTGGTCCATGTGACGACAGTCCTATCAAATAACCCTCAGTTGATCAATTTCAGTTTGCAAGAAAAGTGAAAGAGTCTTCCTGGTGTCatttattgttgtcattttgcagGTAGATGAAGGTGGATCAAAAAGATTCTTCCAGAACATGTGGACATCTTTCCTCAAGGCCCGGCTTGTCTGTGGGTTTCCAGAGAAGTCGCTGTATTTCAACCATCTCCAAGACATTTTTGTGATGCACGCTGAGGACCGGCATGACACAAGAGTCTATGCCCTTTTCACAAGTAGCTGGTTAGACATTTTCCCTTCCCTCATTATCTGCACCTAAGCAACAACACCAGCAACACACTGACAGGGTGACGCAGATTGACTTTCACTTAAATTGAAAGATcagcatttttaaaatgtttttcacccATGGAGACAATGCTGACCTCTAGACTTTTACCTACAAAGTTTTCATTTTATTCCCTACTATATTTTAGTCTTACATTAGGAGATGCACACATGTTCATGACTGTATAGTTTGTGCACTTAAAGGGGGGCTCAAGCAATTTAGTATTGCACAATTTGCACTTAGCTCAAAAGAACTCACACAaaaagacatgttttaaaaaggaTGCTCAAAATCAAAAgctatcctgacttttagtcctaACAATGGGTCAAGCTGTGTAACCAAGGGAGTGTCCCTTCTATCACTCGACCAAGCCTGTAAACCTGGGACAGCTTTTATGTCTGTTCTGGAACTTCAACATGTATTTGTAAGTGTAATGGAGGGTTTGTCAGTTACACAAAGTTTGAGTGATGTGGTTGCATTGATGTTCCATTTTGTAAGTGTCAGAATGCGGCCTTGGGACACAATCAGAACCCTATGCACCACCACATAAAAACGTATTTTATGCTAACTTCAGTTATCTTATTCTCTTCTAGGAACTCCACAGCAGTGTGCAACTATTCAATAGGAATGATTGAAGAAATATTTGAGAACTCAACT
This window contains:
- the commd4 gene encoding COMM domain-containing protein 4 isoform X2; amino-acid sequence: MKLLCAQVLKDLLGDDIDYDKVTKLTADAKFESGDIKASVAVLSFIFSSAAKHDVDSESLSSELQQLGLPKEHTTGLCKSYEDKHSALQGKLRETSLRLGRLEAVSWRIDYTLSSSELKEVNEPLIQLKLQAQGAESGSTETTVVSVSANKFRVLLAELKQAQARMNALQ
- the commd4 gene encoding COMM domain-containing protein 4 isoform X1, yielding MRFRFCGDLDCPDWVLAEISTLAKISSVKMKLLCAQVLKDLLGDDIDYDKVTKLTADAKFESGDIKASVAVLSFIFSSAAKHDVDSESLSSELQQLGLPKEHTTGLCKSYEDKHSALQGKLRETSLRLGRLEAVSWRIDYTLSSSELKEVNEPLIQLKLQAQGAESGSTETTVVSVSANKFRVLLAELKQAQARMNALQ
- the sema7a gene encoding semaphorin-7A, which produces MRRRHSTPAVNTGRHSATEAHLRQKMMRFIFICIWHAGYSQLVLNSPILGSKNNPRLLSKDIICGELEYQVYQNHSVFFYHEDSGEMYIGGTGFVLKLDVDDSRIIEKFPLKTPEQQECREGQCENVITVIEKFQDSLFVCGTNGHTPQCWKLFSSVNNQSHEIVESYEGTGISPFVYTHNSISLSVEGDLYSAAPLDTDGSSLQFRRKAGSRTNVWMYDKWLSEPTFISATWVQRREDPDNEKIYIFFREKNSDPNREADPWISRVARVCKVDEGGSKRFFQNMWTSFLKARLVCGFPEKSLYFNHLQDIFVMHAEDRHDTRVYALFTSSWNSTAVCNYSIGMIEEIFENSTFKGYNENIPKPRPGTCAKNSRTLPLATVNIVKDYPEMTGWVHSAPLYTSNNNYTKIAVDQVQAADQRMYNILLLATDSGKIHKVLESGPEPFIISETQLSSRSTIQSMKLDSKKKKLVVGFSEKISIIDLQRCQEYNKSCEDCVLARDPYCAWMEFGCTQTVPGGIQNIIDGNKSVCPPSVEEQVTRNKRETTSQAPVDLRTTHSVPLSVPFYLSCPIDSYHAVYTWEHGDQNSPCLQMQSNCLHLIPTMAQENYGGYKCVSKEKDYTKVVKMYQLTEQMIPDINRNTDKSNSPFRVNYASADAPQIAWITLGLAVTVLGNFR